One Paenibacillus sp. FSL H7-0737 DNA segment encodes these proteins:
- a CDS encoding MFS transporter, producing the protein MKKLIWIGCLSYFVIGLAHVVLGSILPVLLQHYDQNYSAGGQLIFSQFAGFLAGVLVSPLLNRRFGKRGGIIIATALLLTAEIAYAFLPPWEWMYVIAVAAGFGFGMIEAVIGTIIIGAVTEGTAIAMSRLEVLFGIGALVMPLIASPLIATGAWRLAFLIVAGFSLLSLILWGRGHFGNLQRILDERAPRKVSASAHSSQSSTQLPYKGKQWILLGIFILFFFLYVGTEMSLVNFMPAIFIAKLGMTESAAALTVTFFWLAMSTGRLFAGVIAEKISYRVYILSSCLLTLLLLALFPFTDNRLAAFIVIMLLGLFMSGIFSIALVFSSKMLPGAEESTPSIMIAAGGVGGALLPLFMGWSMDHLKVAQTAGLLAGFAAFLFLLSIAAWRFQSRQAVQRKSSSI; encoded by the coding sequence GTGAAAAAACTGATCTGGATCGGCTGTCTTTCCTACTTTGTCATTGGCCTTGCTCATGTAGTGCTGGGATCTATTCTTCCCGTTCTGCTACAGCATTATGACCAAAATTATAGTGCCGGCGGGCAATTAATCTTTAGTCAATTCGCTGGTTTTCTGGCTGGTGTGCTTGTCTCTCCCCTACTCAATCGCCGTTTTGGGAAACGAGGAGGCATCATTATCGCCACCGCCCTTCTCCTGACTGCTGAGATTGCGTATGCTTTTCTACCCCCTTGGGAGTGGATGTATGTCATTGCTGTTGCGGCTGGCTTTGGTTTCGGTATGATCGAAGCCGTCATCGGCACCATCATTATCGGAGCTGTGACAGAAGGAACCGCGATCGCGATGAGCCGACTTGAAGTCCTATTTGGGATAGGAGCACTTGTAATGCCTCTTATCGCCAGTCCGCTCATTGCTACCGGAGCATGGAGATTAGCATTCCTAATTGTCGCTGGCTTCTCTTTACTTTCTCTCATCCTCTGGGGAAGAGGCCATTTTGGGAATCTGCAGCGTATACTAGACGAGCGAGCACCTCGCAAAGTCTCAGCATCCGCACATTCCTCGCAGTCCAGCACACAGCTTCCGTATAAAGGGAAACAATGGATTCTGCTGGGCATCTTCATTCTTTTCTTCTTTCTTTATGTAGGTACGGAGATGAGTCTGGTCAACTTTATGCCCGCCATCTTTATCGCCAAGCTAGGGATGACAGAATCTGCGGCGGCGCTGACAGTCACTTTCTTTTGGCTAGCTATGTCTACGGGAAGATTGTTTGCTGGAGTGATTGCAGAGAAAATTTCTTACCGTGTATACATTTTAAGTAGCTGTTTACTAACCCTGTTACTGCTGGCTCTTTTTCCGTTCACAGATAATCGATTAGCTGCATTCATCGTAATTATGCTACTTGGGCTATTTATGTCCGGTATTTTCTCCATAGCTCTAGTCTTCTCCAGCAAGATGCTGCCAGGAGCCGAAGAATCAACACCCAGCATAATGATCGCTGCTGGAGGTGTCGGTGGAGCTCTGCTGCCCCTATTCATGGGCTGGTCTATGGACCATCTAAAGGTGGCACAAACTGCTGGATTACTTGCCGGTTTTGCCGCCTTCTTGTTCTTGCTGAGCATTGCCGCATGGAGGTTCCAATCCAGGCAAGCAGTCCAAAGAAAGAGTTCCAGTATTTAG
- a CDS encoding pyridoxamine 5'-phosphate oxidase family protein, with translation MDNKQLEQLIIRALDDNKFGSFGTIEEGNKPKVRYMAIFHEGLKIYLATNRKTHKVEELSNNPNAFLLLGYESGGSKDVLEIEATATVSKDEGLRTKVWNKELEPWFTGPDDPNYVILELTPTRIEYVGSNKEHGVWTP, from the coding sequence ATGGATAACAAACAACTGGAGCAACTCATTATTAGAGCATTGGATGACAACAAGTTTGGTTCCTTTGGTACGATCGAAGAAGGAAATAAACCGAAAGTACGTTACATGGCCATTTTCCATGAGGGTTTGAAGATTTATTTAGCTACGAATCGCAAAACTCATAAGGTGGAGGAATTATCGAATAATCCGAATGCTTTTTTGCTGCTTGGATATGAGTCAGGCGGAAGCAAAGATGTGCTGGAGATTGAAGCCACCGCTACGGTTTCTAAGGATGAAGGGCTGCGCACAAAGGTGTGGAACAAAGAGCTGGAGCCATGGTTTACAGGGCCTGATGACCCTAATTATGTGATTCTTGAACTTACTCCAACGCGTATTGAGTATGTTGGCAGTAATAAAGAGCATGGCGTGTGGACTCCCTAA
- a CDS encoding response regulator transcription factor, producing the protein MSVTLLYIEDDHEIGSVVSADLSERGYSVRWLRSGEGATEEAAPCQLAILDVMLPGLDGFTVGQRLKRAYPKLPILMLSARTSIDDKLQGLEFADDYLTKPFHPDELAARIEVLLRRNGASVQDSLTLKHLVVYEGDNRVINAQTQEEVMLTGKQFQIFSYLLRHLGQIMTKEQIYEAVWGEAYLEGDKTLMVHIRYLREKLELDPGNPEIIETVRGIGYRVRA; encoded by the coding sequence ATGAGCGTTACTCTGTTATATATTGAAGATGATCATGAAATCGGCAGCGTCGTGTCTGCGGATTTAAGTGAGCGTGGTTATAGTGTGCGTTGGCTGCGGAGCGGGGAGGGAGCGACGGAGGAAGCGGCGCCTTGTCAATTAGCTATTCTGGATGTAATGCTTCCGGGTCTGGATGGCTTTACTGTCGGACAACGATTGAAGCGGGCGTACCCTAAGCTTCCGATCTTGATGCTCTCTGCGCGAACCTCTATTGATGATAAACTGCAGGGGCTTGAATTCGCGGATGATTATTTGACGAAGCCATTTCATCCGGATGAATTGGCAGCCAGAATTGAAGTGCTGCTCAGGCGGAATGGGGCATCTGTTCAGGATTCGCTCACGCTTAAACACCTAGTCGTATATGAAGGGGATAACCGAGTAATAAATGCTCAGACACAGGAAGAAGTCATGCTTACGGGTAAGCAATTTCAGATTTTTTCTTATTTGCTGCGTCATCTCGGCCAGATTATGACGAAGGAGCAGATTTATGAAGCCGTCTGGGGAGAAGCCTATCTCGAAGGGGATAAAACTTTGATGGTACATATACGATATTTGCGCGAAAAGTTAGAACTTGATCCAGGCAATCCGGAAATTATAGAAACTGTCCGGGGGATCGGATATCGGGTAAGAGCATGA
- a CDS encoding HAMP domain-containing sensor histidine kinase, producing MRGLGRIRKQRSSSLLSGYLLIIVSALLFIPVVLPLSFVLYNMVNEVTKGAPPVDTSLYSSVAALETMWHKEALQMENASSEGINERLYELSGKYTEATMFWVDGQGMTQLILTPDEGNPDHGSGVPEQWTAAEAIFFMKESTKRDPLAIVAFMGDRVDAGKGFMVMQIPNKLLNKGAYGGVGAWALYYFVLFVLFGGFALVSLLFFRKIRKRLLQLQTAMTITGPDRMPKSIMTGKLDEIGRLEEAFNTMVAKLDESRKREIEEEELRKRLVSNLSHDLRTPLTVIRSHIHVMTKESLTPQGQQSLELMDKRIADLSVLIENLLSYNLLNSGRITLKKERKDVLRLLRESAAAWYPVWEKENFEIDIDLEADPLFWMVDEVWFRRILDNLFQNIVRHASSGLYVGISTESRNGQRVILITDHGRGIQSPSDYKGAGLGLSIVDLLMKHMELEWDMESTGDGTSIVIFNPRDEI from the coding sequence ATGAGGGGGTTAGGGCGTATTCGCAAGCAGCGTAGCTCTTCTTTGCTATCGGGATATTTGCTTATTATCGTTTCTGCACTGCTTTTTATCCCTGTGGTCCTGCCGTTATCTTTTGTTCTCTACAATATGGTTAATGAAGTGACTAAAGGGGCTCCACCTGTAGACACCTCTCTGTATTCGAGTGTTGCAGCGCTGGAGACCATGTGGCATAAAGAGGCGCTTCAAATGGAAAATGCTTCTTCGGAAGGCATAAATGAGCGGCTATATGAACTGAGCGGGAAATACACTGAGGCTACTATGTTTTGGGTAGATGGGCAGGGAATGACCCAGTTGATTCTCACACCTGATGAAGGCAATCCGGATCATGGCAGCGGAGTTCCGGAGCAGTGGACTGCGGCTGAGGCTATTTTTTTTATGAAAGAAAGTACAAAGCGTGATCCTTTAGCCATCGTCGCCTTTATGGGAGATCGAGTGGATGCGGGTAAAGGGTTTATGGTAATGCAAATTCCAAACAAGCTGCTCAACAAAGGGGCTTATGGGGGAGTCGGGGCTTGGGCTTTGTATTACTTTGTGCTCTTTGTACTTTTTGGAGGGTTCGCACTGGTTTCTTTGCTGTTCTTTAGAAAAATACGCAAACGGCTACTACAGCTGCAAACCGCGATGACGATTACGGGGCCGGATAGAATGCCTAAGTCTATTATGACGGGCAAGCTGGATGAGATTGGCAGACTGGAGGAAGCTTTTAACACGATGGTGGCGAAGCTTGACGAAAGTCGAAAGAGGGAAATCGAAGAGGAAGAGCTTCGAAAGCGTCTAGTATCTAACCTATCTCATGATTTGCGTACACCACTAACGGTTATTCGCAGCCACATCCATGTAATGACTAAAGAGAGCTTAACCCCGCAAGGACAACAGTCCTTAGAGCTAATGGATAAGCGAATAGCAGATCTTAGCGTCTTGATCGAGAATCTTTTATCCTACAATCTCCTCAACAGCGGACGGATCACTTTGAAGAAGGAGCGTAAAGATGTCTTGCGCTTGTTGCGGGAAAGTGCTGCTGCTTGGTACCCCGTATGGGAAAAAGAGAACTTCGAGATCGATATTGACCTGGAGGCTGATCCGCTGTTCTGGATGGTGGATGAGGTCTGGTTCCGCCGTATTCTTGATAATCTGTTTCAGAATATTGTACGTCATGCCAGCAGTGGTCTTTATGTAGGGATTTCTACGGAGTCCCGTAATGGGCAACGTGTTATTTTGATTACGGATCACGGCAGAGGTATCCAGAGTCCATCCGATTACAAAGGGGCAGGATTAGGGCTGTCCATCGTGGATCTGTTAATGAAGCATATGGAGTTAGAGTGGGATATGGAGAGTACAGGAGATGGCACCTCTATTGTAATCTTCAATCCACGGGATGAAATTTAA
- a CDS encoding ABC transporter ATP-binding protein, with protein MKETVIETKDLLKKYRGRAAVENLNLNIRKGEIYGFLGPNGAGKTTTIRMLLGLITPTSGRIEVFGQDLRKHKLQILRKVGSLVESPSYYGHLSAVDNLEAIRRILGAPKSRIAEVLDIVSLTGEEKRPVKGFSLGMKQRLGIAAALLGEPELLILDEPTNGLDPSGIQEIRGLIKRLPQEQGITVVVSSHLLSEIEQMADTVGIIRQGQMVYQDSITNLQRQAGGEMRLAVSDPEAALRLAEERGYTGILQDQKLVFSRMIDARVALLVKALVENGHAIYRVEERRQSLEDFFLQVVGGEES; from the coding sequence ATGAAAGAAACAGTGATTGAAACGAAAGATTTATTAAAAAAATACCGTGGCCGGGCTGCGGTGGAAAATTTAAATTTGAACATCCGCAAGGGAGAGATCTATGGCTTTCTTGGCCCGAACGGGGCAGGGAAAACAACAACAATTCGTATGCTGCTTGGACTGATCACTCCAACATCAGGAAGGATTGAAGTCTTCGGCCAGGATCTTCGCAAGCATAAACTGCAAATTTTGCGGAAGGTAGGGTCGCTTGTCGAGTCTCCATCCTATTACGGGCACTTAAGCGCTGTGGATAATCTTGAAGCCATCCGGCGTATCCTTGGTGCTCCGAAGTCACGGATTGCTGAGGTGCTAGATATTGTTTCCTTAACAGGGGAAGAGAAGCGTCCAGTTAAAGGGTTCTCCCTTGGGATGAAGCAGAGACTAGGTATTGCTGCTGCCTTGCTCGGGGAACCGGAGCTGCTTATTCTGGATGAGCCGACGAACGGACTTGACCCGTCAGGGATTCAGGAAATTCGCGGACTGATTAAACGATTGCCGCAGGAGCAAGGGATTACTGTCGTAGTATCCAGTCACTTGCTTAGTGAAATTGAGCAAATGGCGGATACCGTAGGGATTATTCGTCAAGGGCAAATGGTGTACCAAGATAGTATAACGAATCTGCAGCGGCAAGCCGGGGGAGAAATGCGGTTAGCAGTCTCGGACCCGGAGGCCGCGCTGCGTCTTGCTGAAGAACGGGGGTACACAGGGATACTTCAAGACCAAAAGCTAGTCTTCTCCCGGATGATCGATGCAAGAGTTGCCTTGCTAGTCAAAGCCTTGGTAGAGAATGGGCATGCTATTTATCGTGTAGAGGAGCGGAGACAATCACTTGAGGACTTCTTCCTGCAGGTTGTAGGAGGAGAGGAATCATGA
- a CDS encoding ABC transporter permease, whose product MMWRALSADWLKIRGKGLWFLVFLGPLGLVAMQGLNFGLRYDYLREQYSADLWGGLLNNVAAFVPIALFLGGTLVCSLIANVEHQMSSWKQLLALPISRTSVFMAKLVLCLVLVAVSCLLLSVGTVGLGLVLGFKVELIPYLDVLRIGFMSYIAALPVIALQLWLSLANRNQTLPVALGITLSLVSIFSMLLSEWVPLTWPYMAWESSHRLLFSSAGLLLGLLILLPGALHFARKDVD is encoded by the coding sequence ATGATGTGGCGGGCACTGTCGGCGGATTGGCTCAAAATCCGTGGCAAGGGACTCTGGTTTCTAGTGTTTCTTGGACCGCTTGGACTTGTAGCCATGCAAGGCTTGAATTTCGGCCTTCGTTATGATTATCTTCGCGAGCAGTATAGTGCGGATTTATGGGGTGGGCTTCTGAACAATGTGGCTGCATTTGTGCCCATTGCTCTCTTTCTTGGAGGGACCTTAGTATGCTCGTTGATTGCAAATGTAGAACATCAGATGAGCTCGTGGAAGCAGCTCTTGGCACTACCTATCTCACGTACTTCAGTATTTATGGCTAAGCTGGTGTTATGTTTGGTGCTAGTGGCGGTTTCTTGTTTGTTGCTCTCGGTGGGTACAGTTGGTTTAGGGCTTGTTTTGGGCTTCAAGGTCGAACTGATTCCGTATTTGGATGTGTTACGAATTGGCTTTATGTCCTATATTGCAGCGTTGCCGGTTATCGCTTTGCAGCTGTGGCTTTCTCTGGCTAACCGTAATCAGACATTGCCAGTTGCTCTTGGAATAACCTTATCTCTGGTGTCTATCTTCTCCATGTTACTTTCGGAGTGGGTTCCTTTAACATGGCCATATATGGCTTGGGAATCTTCGCATCGTCTCTTATTTAGCAGCGCAGGGTTGCTACTGGGGCTGCTGATTCTTTTGCCGGGTGCACTGCACTTCGCACGAAAGGATGTGGATTAA
- a CDS encoding ABC transporter permease, with amino-acid sequence MNSFWRVLSAERLKMSKSYVWLLVIGSPILALLPGALADNQGEKMSWELLLNVMSMMHALLFLPVLSGIFAALICRYEHHDGGWKMLLSLPVTRLSVYLSKYVMIIGLLAAVQLTFLVMVLGMGLFRNIPDSIPWSLLLSSVFGGFVACLPLAALQLAISQGWSSFGAPLALNVSLTIPNMLIANSSTYGPYYPWVQPMLAMMPYGDDTFGAFNLPFETLMMVVGGSFIVFFAAGLLSFYRKAV; translated from the coding sequence ATGAATTCATTTTGGAGAGTGTTGTCGGCAGAACGATTAAAAATGTCTAAATCATATGTCTGGCTTTTAGTTATAGGCAGTCCGATTTTAGCATTACTTCCCGGGGCATTGGCGGATAATCAAGGGGAGAAGATGAGTTGGGAACTGTTGTTAAATGTGATGTCCATGATGCATGCCTTGCTGTTTCTACCTGTGCTTTCGGGTATTTTCGCAGCGCTGATCTGTCGTTATGAGCACCATGACGGGGGCTGGAAGATGTTGCTGTCTCTGCCTGTGACTCGTTTATCAGTGTACCTCTCAAAATATGTGATGATTATCGGATTGCTGGCTGCGGTTCAACTAACGTTCCTGGTGATGGTGCTGGGAATGGGTTTATTCCGAAATATTCCGGATTCAATCCCTTGGTCGCTGCTGCTAAGCTCGGTATTTGGCGGCTTTGTTGCCTGTCTGCCACTCGCTGCACTGCAGCTGGCTATCTCTCAAGGCTGGAGCAGTTTTGGCGCACCGCTGGCGCTGAATGTGAGTCTGACCATTCCCAATATGCTGATCGCCAATTCTTCAACCTATGGCCCCTATTATCCTTGGGTACAACCGATGTTGGCTATGATGCCGTATGGTGATGACACGTTTGGGGCTTTTAATTTACCGTTCGAAACGCTGATGATGGTAGTGGGCGGTAGTTTTATTGTGTTTTTTGCGGCAGGACTACTCTCCTTTTATCGTAAAGCGGTCTGA
- a CDS encoding ArsR/SmtB family transcription factor: MEPTALEDCDNTCKGSELEPESIALILPDREITDKMAEMFKALGDPTRVRLIYALSQKELCVHDLSVILDMGQSAISHQLRYLRNLRIVKRRKEGKTVFYSLNDAHVEQIFLQTHEHVRHE, from the coding sequence ATGGAGCCAACGGCATTAGAAGATTGCGATAACACATGCAAGGGTTCGGAGCTTGAACCGGAATCCATTGCATTGATTCTGCCTGACCGAGAAATAACGGATAAAATGGCAGAGATGTTCAAAGCGTTGGGTGATCCCACACGAGTGCGGCTCATTTACGCTTTGTCCCAGAAAGAATTATGTGTACACGATTTGTCCGTGATCCTTGATATGGGACAATCTGCGATATCCCATCAGCTCCGTTATTTACGGAATTTACGAATTGTGAAGCGTCGTAAAGAAGGAAAGACGGTATTCTATTCGCTCAACGATGCGCATGTAGAGCAGATCTTTCTGCAGACGCATGAACATGTCCGTCATGAATAG